In one window of Methanoculleus chikugoensis DNA:
- a CDS encoding restriction endonuclease subunit S, with protein MFHASLPEGYKQTEIGAIPEEWKVVKFSQVCKKAINGGTPSTKIPEYWKGRIPWITGADVIDQKISKVRRYITPEAVENSATHVIPKGMLLLVTRTGVGKVAIAPFDVAISQDLTGIIPTDNICVKYLFWIFSGVNGHFLNMNQGTSINGITRSDLMNFVLSLPPLPEQNRITTILCTVDAAIAATEEVIAKTEELKRGLMQDLLAKGIDEDGRVRSEETHEFCEMQKMRVPVGWEVAQLKDVISEKLQSGYSGYETGESDGIRALTLTAVTENRIDVSNTKYIKADHERVKDLFIRRNDIFIERSNTLALVGLAALYEGDEPFAIYPDLLVRARANREMILPKILLESILHPRSRTYFRRSAKGTSGSMKKIDQKIIGNLYLPLPPLPEQHRIATVLSTVDRDLAAERAHRAHLLTLKKGLMQDLLTGRKRVSLNGTGGAACPNHESVATRAPPPEDRP; from the coding sequence ATGTTCCATGCATCGCTGCCCGAAGGCTACAAGCAGACAGAGATCGGCGCGATCCCGGAGGAGTGGAAAGTTGTTAAATTTTCCCAAGTCTGCAAAAAAGCCATCAACGGAGGGACTCCTTCCACGAAGATCCCGGAATACTGGAAAGGAAGAATACCGTGGATAACTGGTGCTGATGTGATCGATCAGAAGATAAGCAAGGTTCGCAGGTATATCACACCAGAAGCCGTCGAAAATAGTGCAACTCATGTGATCCCTAAAGGGATGTTGTTACTGGTGACCCGGACCGGTGTAGGTAAAGTGGCAATTGCACCCTTCGATGTTGCCATCAGCCAAGATCTGACAGGTATCATCCCCACTGACAACATCTGTGTGAAGTATTTATTCTGGATCTTCAGTGGAGTGAACGGGCATTTTCTCAACATGAATCAGGGCACGTCCATCAATGGCATTACAAGAAGCGATCTGATGAACTTCGTCCTTTCCCTCCCCCCTCTCCCAGAACAAAACCGTATCACCACCATCCTCTGCACCGTCGACGCCGCCATCGCCGCCACCGAAGAGGTCATCGCAAAAACCGAAGAACTGAAGCGCGGCCTCATGCAGGATCTCCTCGCGAAGGGCATTGACGAGGACGGGAGGGTGCGGTCCGAGGAGACACATGAGTTCTGTGAGATGCAGAAAATGCGAGTGCCGGTGGGGTGGGAAGTTGCTCAGTTGAAAGATGTGATCTCCGAAAAACTGCAAAGCGGATACTCCGGATACGAGACTGGCGAGAGTGACGGAATAAGAGCACTAACACTTACCGCGGTGACAGAAAACAGGATAGACGTCAGCAATACAAAGTACATCAAAGCGGACCATGAACGAGTGAAGGATCTCTTCATCAGAAGAAATGACATTTTCATCGAGCGGTCAAACACGTTAGCATTGGTCGGTCTTGCTGCACTATACGAAGGGGACGAACCCTTTGCTATCTACCCGGATCTCCTGGTCCGGGCAAGAGCAAACCGCGAGATGATCTTACCAAAGATTCTCCTCGAAAGCATACTGCATCCCAGGAGTCGGACATATTTCCGGCGCTCTGCGAAGGGAACCTCCGGAAGCATGAAGAAGATCGACCAGAAGATTATCGGAAATTTGTATCTGCCTCTCCCTCCCCTCCCCGAACAGCACCGCATCGCTACCGTCCTCTCCACCGTCGACCGCGACCTCGCTGCCGAGCGCGCCCACCGCGCCCACCTCCTGACCCTCAAGAAGGGCCTGATGCAGGATCTCCTCACCGGGCGGAAGCGAGTTTCCCTCAACGGCACTGGTGGGGCGGCCTGCCCCAATCACGAAAGCGTAGCCACGCGTGCTCCTCCCCCGGAGGACCGCCCATGA
- a CDS encoding SIR2 family protein, whose protein sequence is MNTDAVVPVAYAMQASPKRYALLLGAGISVAAALPTASDVSGNMILAVAEGRGEKVERGENNEVCLAWFEEAFGEPATFQHLMKELGISEANRKDGLKKFIYRTDVNGGPAPGTPTEAHRVIARLVKSGRISLIITTNFDTLMEEALKAETVPYEVITEESDVRQMSVFPDRCRVLKVNGDFERGTLRITPEDLREYPPAMEDYLRRIFGEYGLVTCGWSGNYDTHLVEILCATDTPRRYPVFWCRRNGGSDPSEVCKSLLPNGIDIDNADEFFTTLEAIIERFARFEPRTTLTAAAAVRKVRDALRDPRPDLILSDLINTETDRIYQELASGNYLPENGSSIIAQDFFGEALEKFERFTAPLAAMTAMVAYYDDGENADLIADAIERLINIPCPEPKGGFRIRGMYGTKFYDALFGLRRYPALLVIYASGIAAVKKGHLSTLEAILTRPKIKTYINISLQRVPYYDEVNIWFTMACDSVWFLSYNQKRYGEAGNVHDYLYRTVQSIIQPIMPNEHAYDGAFDTFEYLYGLSYLRLASSPLEGKSAANPPLPLLSRVWVKTVGFGGKGKYAFPEQVIFYLRNIQKKAEGTDFFGGDLQKFERQNRAFADLFGIQAPKTGIELPIPGDLL, encoded by the coding sequence AGGGCGGGGCGAGAAGGTGGAGAGAGGGGAGAATAATGAGGTCTGTCTTGCGTGGTTCGAGGAGGCGTTTGGGGAACCTGCGACATTCCAGCACCTCATGAAGGAACTCGGGATTTCCGAGGCGAACCGGAAAGACGGGCTGAAGAAGTTCATTTATCGGACCGACGTGAACGGCGGTCCCGCACCTGGAACCCCTACCGAGGCTCACCGCGTCATTGCGAGGCTGGTGAAGTCCGGAAGGATCTCCCTCATCATCACCACGAATTTCGACACGCTGATGGAGGAGGCGCTGAAGGCGGAGACGGTTCCCTACGAGGTCATCACCGAGGAGTCGGACGTCAGGCAGATGTCGGTGTTCCCGGACCGGTGCCGGGTCCTGAAGGTCAACGGCGATTTCGAGCGGGGGACGCTCCGGATCACCCCGGAAGACCTCAGGGAGTATCCTCCGGCGATGGAGGACTACCTGAGACGGATCTTCGGGGAGTACGGCCTCGTGACCTGCGGATGGTCCGGGAATTACGACACACACCTCGTAGAGATCCTCTGCGCTACGGATACTCCTCGCCGGTATCCGGTCTTCTGGTGCCGGAGGAATGGGGGGAGCGACCCCTCCGAGGTGTGCAAGTCCCTCTTACCGAACGGGATCGATATCGACAACGCGGACGAGTTCTTCACGACGCTCGAAGCGATCATTGAGAGGTTTGCGCGGTTTGAGCCGAGGACTACTCTCACCGCCGCTGCGGCGGTGAGGAAAGTTCGTGATGCACTGCGGGATCCCCGGCCAGACCTGATCTTATCTGATCTTATTAATACTGAAACGGATAGGATTTATCAAGAGCTCGCCTCCGGCAATTATCTCCCAGAAAACGGTAGCAGTATCATTGCGCAAGACTTCTTCGGAGAGGCACTCGAAAAATTCGAGAGATTTACAGCTCCGCTGGCCGCAATGACGGCCATGGTCGCCTACTATGACGACGGAGAGAACGCCGACCTGATAGCGGATGCCATCGAGCGGTTGATCAACATACCCTGTCCAGAACCGAAGGGAGGTTTTAGGATCCGGGGGATGTATGGCACAAAGTTCTATGACGCTCTGTTTGGTCTCCGGCGTTATCCCGCGTTGCTAGTCATCTACGCCTCAGGTATCGCAGCTGTGAAAAAAGGGCATTTAAGCACACTGGAGGCGATTCTTACACGACCAAAGATCAAGACATATATCAACATCTCGCTGCAAAGGGTGCCTTACTATGATGAGGTAAATATCTGGTTTACAATGGCCTGTGATTCAGTCTGGTTCTTGAGCTATAACCAGAAGCGATATGGAGAGGCGGGCAATGTCCATGACTACCTGTATCGGACTGTTCAATCAATCATCCAGCCCATCATGCCAAACGAACACGCGTATGATGGGGCTTTTGATACTTTCGAGTATCTCTATGGACTCTCGTACCTTCGCCTGGCATCCTCTCCGCTGGAGGGAAAAAGTGCCGCTAACCCACCTCTCCCCTTACTCTCGCGGGTATGGGTCAAAACAGTTGGATTTGGCGGTAAAGGAAAATATGCATTTCCTGAGCAGGTTATTTTTTACCTGCGGAACATTCAAAAAAAGGCAGAGGGAACGGACTTCTTCGGTGGGGACCTTCAGAAATTTGAGAGACAGAATAGGGCATTTGCCGATCTCTTCGGGATACAGGCGCCCAAGACGGGGATCGAATTACCGATCCCGGGGGATTTATTATAA